In Geotalea uraniireducens, one genomic interval encodes:
- a CDS encoding 6-bladed beta-propeller produces MEKFKQLGKFVAIVGMAVFFAGCAAQQPQTARRFFWPPLPERPRIEWLKAYYSQQDFPKSGFSKFLQAIAGEEDAFSFNKPLDIKSNGKGKVYVTDAGLQGVVVYDMVKHDVHMLGRDEAAGMFRQVVGVTVDDVDNIYVSDAEKNLVLVFTPDEKPLRTIDLANHVVKGGGLAIDVKRQRLFVVDTRGHKIVVFDLAGKYLFSFGQRGDADGSFNYPIDVEVNGKGEVVVADSMNARIQIFDSEGKFLRKFGRRGDGPGDFQIIKAVAIDSDDNIYITDGKGHKLEIYSTNGDYLLTVGGLYSVLQTGKEAPGGFLIPQGVDIDRNDTIYVVDQLNRRFQVFQYISDRFLREHPIPGYEQR; encoded by the coding sequence ATGGAAAAGTTCAAGCAGCTAGGTAAATTCGTTGCAATCGTCGGGATGGCCGTTTTTTTTGCAGGTTGCGCCGCGCAGCAGCCGCAAACAGCCCGGCGGTTTTTCTGGCCGCCCCTGCCCGAGCGGCCGCGGATCGAGTGGCTGAAAGCATATTACAGCCAGCAGGATTTTCCCAAATCCGGTTTCAGCAAGTTTCTGCAGGCGATTGCCGGTGAGGAGGATGCGTTCAGTTTCAACAAGCCGCTCGATATCAAGTCGAACGGCAAGGGAAAAGTGTATGTAACCGATGCCGGCCTGCAGGGCGTTGTCGTCTATGACATGGTAAAGCATGATGTCCATATGCTCGGTAGGGACGAAGCTGCTGGCATGTTCCGACAAGTGGTCGGGGTAACGGTCGACGATGTCGACAATATCTATGTTTCTGACGCGGAAAAAAATCTGGTGCTGGTCTTCACCCCTGACGAAAAGCCATTGCGGACCATCGATCTGGCGAATCATGTTGTCAAGGGCGGAGGGTTGGCTATCGATGTGAAGCGGCAGCGACTTTTCGTTGTCGATACCCGCGGGCACAAGATCGTCGTTTTCGATCTTGCCGGCAAATACCTGTTCAGCTTCGGCCAGCGGGGAGATGCTGACGGTTCGTTCAACTATCCGATCGACGTCGAAGTGAACGGTAAGGGGGAAGTTGTCGTTGCCGACTCGATGAACGCCCGGATCCAGATCTTCGACAGCGAGGGGAAATTCCTGCGGAAATTCGGCCGGCGGGGTGATGGACCCGGTGACTTCCAGATCATAAAGGCGGTGGCGATCGATTCCGACGACAACATCTATATTACGGATGGTAAGGGGCACAAGCTGGAAATTTACAGTACCAACGGTGATTATCTGCTTACCGTTGGCGGGCTCTATTCCGTTCTGCAGACCGGCAAGGAGGCCCCGGGCGGTTTCCTGATCCCCCAGGGGGTCGATATCGACCGCAATGACACGATCTATGTTGTCGATCAGTTGAATCGCCGCTTCCAGGTGTTTCAGTACATTTCCGACCGCTTTCTTCGCGAGCATCCGATTCCCGGGTACGAACAGAGATAG
- a CDS encoding glycosyltransferase family 2 protein, translating into MVDLSIVVPIYNEEDNVTPLHDRVVAALGDSGLDYELILVDDGSSDGTFPLLRELAARDRRVKVIRFRRNFGQTAAMAAGFAAAAGRVIVPMDGDLQNDPADIPMLCAKIDEGYDVVSGWRKNRQDTFINRRLPSIIANSLISRMTGVHLHDYGCTLKAYRREVLDGVNLYGEMHRFVPALASQVGARVAELPVRHHPRLHGTSKYGISRTTRVVLDLMTVKFLLTYSTKPIQLFGKWGIYTILAGVVSGGLTLYMKLFEGVSMNRNPLLILTAFLLFAGVQFIALGLLGEVNARTYYEAQGKPIYAVRERLNLD; encoded by the coding sequence GTGGTCGATCTGAGCATAGTGGTGCCGATCTATAACGAAGAGGACAACGTTACCCCCCTCCATGACCGGGTGGTGGCAGCGCTTGGCGACAGCGGCCTCGATTACGAACTGATTCTCGTCGACGACGGCTCCAGCGATGGTACCTTTCCGCTCCTCCGGGAGCTGGCCGCCCGGGACCGGCGGGTGAAGGTGATCCGTTTCCGGCGCAATTTCGGCCAGACCGCGGCGATGGCCGCCGGCTTTGCCGCCGCCGCCGGCCGGGTGATCGTGCCGATGGATGGCGACCTGCAGAACGACCCGGCCGACATCCCGATGCTCTGCGCCAAGATCGACGAAGGGTACGACGTCGTTTCCGGCTGGCGGAAAAACCGCCAGGATACCTTTATCAATCGCCGCCTGCCGTCGATCATTGCCAATTCCCTGATTTCCCGGATGACCGGGGTGCATCTCCACGATTACGGCTGTACCCTCAAGGCGTATCGCCGGGAGGTCCTGGACGGCGTCAACCTTTACGGCGAAATGCATCGCTTCGTGCCGGCGCTGGCCTCCCAGGTCGGGGCGCGGGTGGCGGAGCTGCCGGTCCGGCATCATCCCCGGCTGCACGGTACCAGTAAGTACGGCATCTCCCGCACCACCCGGGTGGTGCTCGACCTGATGACCGTCAAGTTCCTCCTCACCTATTCCACCAAACCGATCCAGCTGTTCGGCAAGTGGGGGATCTACACGATCCTGGCCGGCGTCGTTTCGGGGGGGCTGACGCTCTACATGAAGCTTTTCGAAGGGGTCAGCATGAACCGCAATCCGCTCTTGATCCTGACCGCCTTCCTCCTCTTTGCCGGGGTGCAGTTCATCGCCCTCGGTCTGCTCGGCGAGGTCAATGCCCGCACCTATTACGAGGCCCAGGGGAAGCCGATCTATGCGGTTCGCGAACGGCTCAATCTCGACTAG
- a CDS encoding cytochrome c3 family protein — MKRVLSLVAALAVSTVATAAFAAGSSTIAGTKHNLSLGSTASYKVGAGGTGQICIFCHTPHNAAQNVPLWNRTANGTAAGGFTLYSSVTMVNSKHATGFTTDSISLFCMSCHDGSALGGTTMIKNQPADGTSTDVSLGGTGASEGIASGRAANLGTDLRSSHPINFRVLQSGTSNGLGDVTGNILKTSTVSGGFPLFASGGQDKYLECGSCHAVHDNTNIPFLRTTNDGSKLCLGCHVK, encoded by the coding sequence ATGAAGAGAGTATTGTCCCTTGTTGCAGCGTTGGCCGTTTCGACCGTTGCAACCGCTGCCTTTGCGGCAGGCAGTTCCACGATTGCCGGTACCAAGCACAACCTGAGCCTCGGGAGTACGGCGAGTTACAAGGTTGGTGCGGGGGGGACCGGTCAGATTTGTATCTTCTGCCACACCCCGCACAATGCGGCCCAGAACGTTCCGCTCTGGAACCGTACCGCGAACGGAACTGCTGCTGGCGGCTTCACGCTGTATTCCTCGGTAACCATGGTCAACTCGAAGCATGCGACCGGTTTTACCACCGACAGCATTTCGCTCTTCTGCATGAGCTGTCATGACGGAAGCGCCTTGGGCGGAACGACGATGATCAAGAATCAGCCGGCCGACGGGACCTCTACCGACGTTTCACTGGGGGGGACCGGTGCCAGTGAGGGAATAGCAAGTGGGCGGGCTGCCAATCTGGGTACTGACCTGCGCAGCAGCCATCCGATCAACTTCCGGGTCCTGCAATCTGGAACCAGCAATGGCCTTGGGGATGTGACGGGCAATATCCTTAAAACTAGCACTGTCTCAGGCGGGTTCCCGCTCTTTGCTTCCGGCGGCCAGGACAAGTACCTGGAGTGCGGCAGCTGTCATGCTGTTCACGACAATACCAACATTCCCTTCCTGCGGACCACCAACGACGGCAGCAAGCTCTGTCTCGGCTGCCACGTCAAATAA
- a CDS encoding cytochrome c3 family protein: MKQFLIYGLCGLLFLAWFLASGTARGADRLPGLPDGCGTRCHKSKVREQFVHGPVATDDCIACHRPTGKPHPDEQGAFRLVGEREKLCAVCHESKATKKVVHPPVAEGDCLACHDVHQSPYPMQLKAPGADLCFGCHNAKDFSAKHGHAPVAAGHCTRCHDPHQSDNPALLKAPGAQLCFSCHDKALTEGVSVHKPVAEGRCTDCHAPHGSPFPSMLKGEYPEEFYLPYKQANFELCFRCHTRELAQDRRTDTLTGFRNGDFNLHYVHVNRSDKGRSCKTCHDPHAAGQLRLIKERIPGFGSWDIPIHYTKTDTGGTCVVGCHKPKSYDRLRFVTNP; encoded by the coding sequence ATGAAACAATTTCTGATCTACGGACTCTGTGGTCTTTTATTTCTCGCCTGGTTTCTGGCAAGCGGCACCGCTCGTGGGGCGGACCGCTTGCCAGGCCTTCCCGACGGCTGCGGGACCCGGTGCCACAAAAGCAAGGTGCGGGAGCAGTTTGTTCACGGCCCTGTTGCTACCGATGATTGCATTGCCTGCCATCGGCCGACCGGTAAACCGCATCCCGACGAGCAGGGAGCGTTCCGTCTCGTTGGCGAGCGAGAAAAGCTCTGCGCCGTCTGTCATGAAAGCAAGGCAACCAAAAAAGTAGTTCATCCTCCGGTGGCAGAAGGCGATTGCCTTGCCTGTCACGACGTCCATCAATCTCCCTATCCGATGCAACTCAAGGCTCCGGGGGCCGATCTCTGTTTCGGTTGTCATAATGCCAAGGACTTTTCCGCCAAGCATGGTCACGCGCCGGTGGCTGCCGGGCACTGTACCCGCTGTCACGATCCCCATCAATCCGACAATCCGGCACTGCTCAAGGCGCCTGGCGCCCAGCTCTGTTTCAGCTGCCACGACAAGGCCCTGACTGAAGGCGTTTCGGTCCACAAGCCGGTGGCGGAGGGACGGTGTACTGATTGTCATGCCCCCCACGGTTCGCCTTTTCCAAGTATGTTGAAAGGCGAGTATCCGGAAGAGTTTTACCTGCCCTACAAGCAGGCTAATTTCGAACTCTGTTTCCGCTGTCACACCAGAGAACTGGCGCAGGATCGGCGGACCGATACCCTGACCGGATTTCGCAATGGCGATTTCAACCTGCATTATGTGCACGTCAACCGGTCCGATAAGGGAAGGTCGTGCAAGACTTGCCACGATCCCCATGCGGCCGGCCAACTGCGGCTGATCAAAGAACGTATCCCCGGCTTTGGTTCGTGGGATATTCCGATCCATTACACCAAGACCGACACCGGCGGGACCTGCGTGGTGGGATGCCACAAGCCGAAAAGCTATGATCGGCTGCGCTTCGTAACCAATCCCTGA
- the ccsB gene encoding c-type cytochrome biogenesis protein CcsB — MTSSMLFNIATFSYLISMLAFFAFLATKKKEVGLAGSLIAYLGFIVHTAAIALRWKESYDLGHGHAPLSNLYESVVFFAWTIILIFGILDLKYKYRVVGAFVIPFALFGMAWAQLSLGSGIEPLVPALQSNWLLYHVITCFLGYAAFAVACGLSIMYLIKAGKEESPTTTQAGGVIAMFPPVKVLDDLNYKAIMVGFPLLTLGIITGAAWANYAWGTYWSWDPKETWSLIVWFIYAAFLHARFTRGWVGKKAAILSIVGFAATIFCYLGVNLILSGLHSYGGGK; from the coding sequence ATGACCAGTTCCATGCTGTTCAATATTGCAACCTTCTCGTATCTCATTTCCATGCTTGCATTTTTTGCCTTTTTGGCAACCAAGAAAAAGGAGGTCGGGCTTGCCGGCAGTCTGATCGCCTACCTGGGCTTTATCGTCCATACGGCGGCGATCGCCCTACGCTGGAAGGAGTCGTACGATCTCGGCCACGGCCACGCTCCCTTGTCGAATCTCTATGAGTCGGTGGTCTTTTTCGCCTGGACCATCATTCTTATCTTCGGGATTCTCGATCTCAAGTACAAGTATCGGGTTGTGGGGGCTTTCGTTATTCCGTTCGCCCTGTTCGGCATGGCCTGGGCCCAACTCAGTCTCGGCAGCGGCATTGAACCGCTGGTTCCGGCGCTGCAGAGCAACTGGCTTCTCTATCACGTCATTACCTGCTTCCTCGGTTATGCGGCGTTTGCCGTCGCCTGCGGCCTGTCGATCATGTACCTTATCAAGGCCGGCAAGGAAGAGTCGCCGACGACTACCCAGGCTGGCGGCGTTATTGCCATGTTCCCGCCGGTCAAGGTCCTTGATGACCTCAACTACAAAGCGATCATGGTCGGCTTTCCCCTTCTGACGCTGGGGATCATCACCGGCGCCGCATGGGCGAACTACGCCTGGGGTACTTACTGGAGTTGGGACCCCAAGGAGACTTGGTCGCTGATCGTCTGGTTCATTTATGCGGCATTCCTCCACGCCCGCTTTACCCGTGGCTGGGTCGGCAAGAAAGCTGCTATCCTGTCGATCGTCGGTTTTGCGGCGACGATTTTCTGCTATCTCGGGGTGAACCTGATCCTCTCGGGTCTCCATAGCTATGGTGGCGGTAAATAG
- a CDS encoding glycosyltransferase family 4 protein, giving the protein MKILMLAPTPFFADRGCHVRIYEEAHALTSRGHEVRIVTYHLGRDMPGIATRRIVRIPWYRKLAAGPSWHKPYLDLLLFFKAWQTACSFRPQLIHAHLHEGAFIGLLLKKVLQLPLLFDCQGSLTMELADHGFARPGSLLYRCFAAIERRINRAADAIVTSSGAGRTDLLERWQVPADKVAALIDGVDTAVFKPYPRAEVRQRLKVPAAVPLVVYLGVLNSYQGIDTLLAAMVLLKARGSKLRFLVMGFPEERYREQARLLGVDDMVTFPGRIDYAKAAVYLSAGDLAVSPKISLTEANGKLFNYMACGLPTVAFDTPVNREILGETGVYAQFGDAGDLANRLETLAANEGERTRLAGLVREKAEREHSWRARGEVLEGVYRDLLRRWARRSRR; this is encoded by the coding sequence ATGAAAATCCTGATGCTCGCACCGACGCCGTTTTTTGCCGATCGGGGGTGTCACGTCCGGATCTACGAGGAGGCCCACGCCCTGACGAGCCGCGGCCACGAGGTGCGGATCGTCACCTATCACCTCGGCCGCGACATGCCGGGAATCGCCACCCGGCGGATCGTCCGCATCCCCTGGTACCGCAAACTCGCCGCCGGCCCCTCCTGGCACAAGCCGTACCTCGATCTCCTCCTTTTCTTCAAGGCCTGGCAGACGGCGTGCTCGTTCCGCCCGCAGCTGATCCATGCCCACCTGCACGAGGGGGCGTTCATCGGCCTGCTGCTGAAAAAGGTCCTTCAGCTGCCGCTTTTGTTCGACTGCCAGGGGAGCCTGACCATGGAGTTGGCCGATCACGGCTTCGCCCGTCCCGGCTCGCTCCTTTACCGCTGCTTCGCCGCCATCGAGCGGCGGATCAACCGGGCCGCCGATGCCATTGTCACCAGTTCCGGCGCCGGCCGGACGGACCTTCTGGAGCGATGGCAGGTCCCGGCCGACAAGGTGGCGGCGCTGATCGACGGGGTGGACACGGCGGTGTTCAAGCCGTACCCGCGGGCTGAGGTCCGGCAGCGACTGAAGGTCCCTGCCGCTGTCCCGCTGGTGGTCTATCTGGGGGTGCTCAACAGCTACCAGGGAATCGATACCCTGTTGGCGGCGATGGTGCTCTTGAAGGCGCGGGGGAGCAAGCTGCGCTTCCTGGTGATGGGCTTCCCGGAAGAGCGCTATCGGGAGCAGGCTCGGCTGCTCGGGGTCGATGACATGGTCACCTTCCCGGGGCGGATCGACTACGCCAAGGCGGCCGTTTATCTTTCCGCCGGCGACTTGGCGGTTTCTCCCAAGATTTCCCTCACCGAGGCCAACGGTAAGTTGTTCAACTACATGGCCTGCGGCCTGCCTACCGTTGCCTTCGATACGCCCGTCAATCGCGAGATCCTCGGCGAAACCGGTGTCTATGCACAATTCGGCGATGCCGGCGACCTGGCGAATCGGCTTGAGACGCTGGCGGCAAACGAAGGGGAACGGACCCGCCTGGCCGGTCTGGTCCGGGAAAAGGCCGAGCGGGAGCACTCTTGGCGGGCCCGCGGCGAGGTGCTCGAAGGCGTCTATCGCGATCTGTTGCGCCGCTGGGCGCGCCGGAGCCGCAGGTAG
- a CDS encoding winged helix-turn-helix transcriptional regulator: MNDASDKESESYRSFLLLNEIASDENLSQRELAKRLGIALGLVNSYLKHMVAKGFVRVKAFPRNRYAYLLTPRGIAEKSRLAYQHLNYFTNLYRYARRDYQQLFHRLKAEGVTRVAFCGGGEVAEIAYLSLREAELELSLLMDEEAADGQQFFGKPVVPVAIGLLAGNHRIVITSLKRQKALHHELLERGVPPEAIYTVGLGNAGQDEEEQGEQP; encoded by the coding sequence ATGAACGACGCTAGCGATAAAGAGAGTGAATCGTATCGCTCCTTTCTTCTGCTGAACGAGATTGCCAGTGACGAAAACCTGTCGCAGCGGGAGCTGGCAAAACGGCTCGGCATCGCCCTGGGGCTGGTCAACTCCTACCTGAAGCATATGGTCGCCAAAGGATTCGTGCGGGTGAAGGCCTTCCCGCGCAATCGCTATGCCTACCTGCTCACTCCGCGGGGGATCGCCGAGAAGAGCCGCCTAGCCTACCAGCACCTGAATTATTTCACCAACCTCTATCGTTATGCCCGCCGTGACTATCAGCAACTGTTCCACCGGCTCAAAGCTGAAGGTGTGACCCGGGTCGCCTTCTGCGGCGGCGGCGAGGTGGCCGAGATCGCCTACCTGTCGTTGCGCGAGGCGGAGCTGGAGCTCTCGTTGCTGATGGACGAAGAGGCGGCCGACGGCCAGCAGTTCTTCGGCAAGCCGGTGGTGCCGGTGGCGATCGGCCTGTTGGCCGGCAATCATCGGATCGTTATCACCTCGCTGAAGCGGCAGAAAGCATTGCACCATGAGCTGCTCGAACGCGGCGTGCCTCCCGAGGCGATCTATACGGTCGGGCTGGGCAATGCCGGGCAGGATGAAGAGGAGCAGGGAGAACAACCATGA
- a CDS encoding cytochrome c3 family protein, protein MSRMGITAALFLLLNWWIPGAMAAVTFVSPAPNTWVARSNYLIVKLNNPEITAVKIDVNGLPGDLMQVSSPEYRKAFQDILIVQPVWDRGRNNVVLEAYAGKERLEVAQAAFYYAPKGEQATIPPEYAANVFHTPDHEQRCAGCHNMEPTPTQLLSTQEKENPCAGCHRKILDAKYIHGPAGTYSCTYCHKENAKPKYAVLKRDAALCNECHEEKAAEFKKKKYVHGPVAGGMCEVCHDPHGSPYYAQLKAPINELCLSCHESIKKAPHVVRTTTGQGHPVSGFKDPSAPKTGREMSCISCHNPHGNDVRYFFQNNAEDRMQLCQMCHNK, encoded by the coding sequence ATGTCCCGAATGGGGATAACCGCGGCACTCTTTCTGCTGCTGAATTGGTGGATCCCGGGGGCGATGGCGGCGGTGACGTTCGTTTCGCCGGCGCCAAACACCTGGGTTGCCCGGTCGAATTACCTAATCGTCAAGCTAAACAACCCGGAGATCACGGCAGTGAAGATCGACGTGAATGGCTTGCCGGGCGATCTGATGCAGGTTTCGTCGCCCGAATACCGCAAGGCGTTCCAGGATATCCTGATCGTACAGCCTGTCTGGGACCGCGGCCGAAACAACGTTGTGCTCGAGGCGTATGCCGGGAAGGAGCGCCTGGAAGTGGCTCAGGCAGCCTTTTATTATGCGCCGAAAGGCGAGCAGGCGACAATTCCCCCCGAATATGCGGCCAACGTGTTTCACACCCCGGACCATGAACAGCGGTGTGCCGGCTGCCATAATATGGAACCGACGCCGACCCAGCTGCTGAGCACCCAGGAGAAAGAGAACCCCTGCGCCGGCTGCCATCGCAAAATCCTTGACGCAAAATATATTCACGGCCCGGCCGGAACCTATTCCTGTACGTACTGTCATAAGGAGAATGCCAAGCCCAAGTACGCCGTGCTCAAGCGCGATGCGGCACTGTGCAACGAGTGCCACGAAGAGAAAGCCGCCGAGTTCAAGAAGAAGAAATACGTCCATGGACCGGTGGCTGGCGGGATGTGCGAAGTCTGCCATGATCCCCATGGTAGCCCGTATTATGCTCAACTCAAGGCGCCGATCAACGAACTGTGCCTGTCATGTCACGAATCAATCAAAAAAGCGCCGCACGTGGTGCGGACGACTACCGGCCAAGGCCACCCGGTAAGTGGGTTCAAAGATCCGTCGGCTCCGAAGACCGGGCGGGAAATGTCCTGCATCTCCTGCCATAATCCCCATGGCAATGATGTCCGGTATTTCTTCCAGAACAATGCCGAAGACCGCATGCAGCTTTGCCAGATGTGTCATAACAAGTAG
- a CDS encoding tetratricopeptide repeat protein has protein sequence MTTCSWQERWLPWLLLLAAAYLLYGGTFANQWTYDDTLVIVNNPDIRSLANFIENHNPGRPLRELTYLVDYRLFGLTPAGYHLQNIGWHALNAILLFLLALRCGGGRAVAWGAALLFLVQPVNVEVVANVSHRKDSLALAFCLMALLCYGRFLDRLPRRWPWLLAAAGALALALFAKQNALVLPAVFLAYEFAFVPPEQQLLARHRRLLTTAALAGVVALAGWYIHLLTDPGFAEEVRRAMIKMESYGDWRLAAYFRLVLKSWSFSLGKFFLPLDLSPEYTFAAPAGWLDPWIGATFLAIGSAGWLGWRSFRRRPLVFFALAWTALFWLPTSNIAGHVAYFAADRYLYAPGAGLCLLLAAPLAWLTGKPALLARGVLATVLIALVPLTWQQSRVWRSTRTLYQHVLQVNPRSLVGLTGRATELLERGEPDRALPLFLEAVRRAPTDAQVLTNIGYIYYLRGEPAVAVDYFQRAIQARPDYVEAYNNLGSAYDDLGKGAEAFAALQKALQLNPHYEKVYTNLGILYERRGDLAAAERMHRRALAELPEYGDAHYDLGVILFREGKLAEAASEFVTAVRLLRANPDPLLNLGITRLKLGDRAGAVALLPALTALDRQAAARLTAALAEEGR, from the coding sequence ATGACGACCTGTTCATGGCAGGAACGCTGGCTGCCGTGGCTGCTCCTGCTGGCGGCGGCCTATCTCCTTTACGGTGGGACGTTCGCCAATCAGTGGACCTACGACGATACGCTGGTGATCGTCAACAACCCCGACATCCGTTCGCTGGCCAATTTCATCGAGAACCACAATCCGGGCCGGCCACTGCGGGAACTGACCTACCTCGTCGACTACCGGCTGTTCGGCCTCACCCCGGCCGGCTACCACCTGCAGAACATCGGCTGGCACGCCCTGAACGCCATCCTGCTGTTCCTGTTGGCCCTGCGCTGCGGCGGCGGCCGGGCGGTCGCCTGGGGGGCGGCGCTCTTGTTTCTCGTCCAACCGGTCAATGTCGAGGTGGTGGCGAACGTCTCCCACCGCAAGGACAGTCTTGCCCTGGCCTTTTGCCTGATGGCGCTTCTCTGCTATGGGCGGTTCCTCGATCGTCTCCCCCGACGCTGGCCCTGGCTGCTCGCGGCGGCCGGCGCGCTGGCCCTGGCGCTGTTTGCCAAGCAGAATGCCCTTGTTCTCCCGGCGGTGTTTCTCGCCTACGAGTTTGCCTTCGTGCCGCCGGAGCAGCAGCTGCTGGCGCGGCATCGCCGGTTGCTGACCACGGCTGCGCTGGCTGGCGTGGTGGCGCTCGCCGGCTGGTATATCCACCTGTTGACCGACCCCGGTTTCGCTGAAGAAGTCCGCCGGGCGATGATCAAGATGGAGAGCTACGGTGACTGGCGGCTGGCGGCCTATTTCCGGCTGGTGCTCAAGTCGTGGAGCTTTTCGCTCGGCAAATTTTTCCTGCCGCTCGACCTCTCTCCCGAATATACTTTTGCTGCTCCCGCCGGCTGGCTCGATCCGTGGATTGGCGCCACCTTCCTGGCAATCGGCAGCGCCGGCTGGCTCGGCTGGCGTTCGTTCCGTCGCCGGCCGCTGGTCTTTTTCGCCCTCGCCTGGACGGCGCTCTTCTGGCTTCCAACCTCGAACATTGCCGGCCATGTGGCCTATTTCGCTGCCGATCGCTACCTTTACGCGCCGGGGGCCGGCCTCTGTCTCCTGCTGGCGGCGCCGCTGGCTTGGCTGACCGGCAAACCGGCATTGCTCGCCCGGGGGGTGTTGGCCACCGTTCTGATTGCGCTCGTTCCGCTGACCTGGCAACAGAGCCGGGTCTGGCGGTCAACCCGGACCCTGTACCAACATGTCCTGCAGGTCAATCCCCGCTCGCTGGTCGGCCTTACCGGCCGGGCCACCGAGCTGCTGGAACGGGGTGAACCGGACCGGGCGCTGCCGCTCTTTCTCGAGGCGGTCCGCCGGGCGCCGACCGACGCCCAGGTGCTGACCAATATCGGCTATATCTACTACCTTCGCGGGGAGCCGGCGGTGGCCGTCGACTATTTCCAGCGGGCCATCCAGGCCAGGCCCGATTATGTCGAAGCTTACAACAATCTCGGCTCCGCCTACGATGACCTGGGCAAGGGGGCCGAAGCTTTTGCCGCGCTGCAGAAGGCCTTGCAGCTCAATCCCCATTACGAGAAGGTCTACACCAACCTCGGCATCCTCTACGAGCGGCGGGGGGATCTTGCCGCAGCCGAACGGATGCATCGCCGGGCGCTGGCCGAACTGCCGGAATACGGCGATGCCCACTACGATCTCGGGGTGATCCTCTTCCGGGAGGGTAAGCTGGCTGAAGCGGCCAGCGAATTTGTCACCGCGGTGCGGCTGCTGCGGGCCAATCCCGATCCGCTACTCAATCTGGGGATTACCCGGCTCAAGCTCGGCGACCGCGCGGGGGCCGTTGCCTTGCTGCCGGCGTTGACCGCGCTGGACCGTCAGGCTGCGGCGCGGTTGACGGCGGCGCTGGCGGAGGAGGGGCGGTAG
- a CDS encoding glycosyltransferase family 2 protein — MTECPTVSIIIPVKPGGEVLSLTRLREVDYPADRLEVLVAEGCRPSRQRNRAAVQAAGELLFFLDDDSLVSPLFLRHAVEHFADPRVAVVGGPSLTPLTDSPLQRAIGLALASPFGGGGARNRYRRVGAARPTSERELILCNLAFRRQVFIDQGGLDERLYPNEENELLDRLAAAGWRFIHDPELAVRRSQRPTWRAFCRQFFGYGRGRGEQTRIGGIRSWIDFAPALLLLYLLTTPVLFRPLYLLPAACYLGLVLAAALAATLRARLSGAFPRLCLLFPLLHLCYGAGIIKGVLLPRFARGGAGEPAVLVRAVKAMGGAWPADCAPRTGAAR; from the coding sequence ATGACCGAATGTCCTACCGTCTCGATCATTATCCCGGTGAAACCGGGGGGGGAAGTCCTGTCGCTCACCAGGCTGCGGGAGGTTGACTACCCTGCCGACCGCCTGGAGGTTCTGGTGGCCGAAGGGTGCCGCCCGAGCCGGCAGCGCAATAGGGCGGCGGTCCAGGCTGCCGGCGAACTACTTTTTTTCCTCGATGATGATTCCCTCGTCTCGCCACTCTTTCTGCGCCACGCCGTCGAACATTTTGCCGATCCCCGGGTGGCGGTCGTCGGCGGGCCGTCCCTGACCCCGCTCACCGACTCGCCCCTCCAGCGTGCCATCGGTCTGGCCCTGGCTTCGCCATTCGGCGGTGGTGGGGCCCGCAACCGCTATCGGCGTGTCGGCGCGGCGCGACCGACCAGCGAGCGGGAGTTGATCCTCTGTAACCTGGCGTTCCGACGGCAGGTATTTATCGATCAGGGGGGGCTCGACGAGCGGCTCTACCCGAACGAGGAGAACGAGCTGCTGGATCGGCTGGCGGCGGCCGGCTGGCGGTTTATCCATGATCCGGAGCTGGCCGTCCGGCGGAGCCAGCGTCCCACCTGGCGCGCCTTCTGCCGGCAGTTCTTCGGCTACGGGCGCGGACGGGGCGAGCAGACCCGGATTGGCGGCATCCGGAGCTGGATCGATTTTGCCCCGGCGCTGCTGCTGCTCTACCTGCTGACTACCCCGGTGCTCTTCCGGCCGCTCTACCTGCTGCCCGCCGCCTGCTATCTCGGCCTGGTCCTGGCTGCCGCGCTGGCCGCTACGCTTCGGGCGCGACTGTCGGGGGCGTTCCCCCGGCTTTGCCTTCTCTTCCCGCTGCTCCACCTCTGTTACGGCGCGGGGATTATCAAAGGGGTGCTGTTGCCGCGTTTTGCGCGCGGTGGGGCAGGCGAGCCGGCGGTGTTGGTCCGGGCTGTCAAGGCGATGGGGGGGGCGTGGCCCGCTGATTGTGCCCCTCGGACAGGGGCCGCCCGATGA